TTTTAGAAAGTTCCCGAAGATCATCAAGGCTGCCATTTTTTAATGGGTGTCTTATTTAAATTCAATTAAATTGTACAAGGTGCTTTGTATTCGTTTATATATGGTACGAGAAATGCTGACGTTTTAATGGACCCATTCCATTGAGGTATTATGACATCTTATCAGCTGCATACCATTTGTATCTCCCTTATTTTGGGTTTGCAGTTTTCAGCTGTGGCTAACGAATGTGTATCGATCTATGCCGTCAATGAAATTGCCGCGATGATCCTTGCCGAGGCCAATGGATCTAACGCTGCGGCGACTCGGTTGATTGTGTCTCCTCGTTTTTCTAGGATCATTGCCGAACAAAAACGCCGTGATCCTGATTTCATAAGAAAATTAAAACGCGCTCTAGGCACAAAGCCAGTGATAACCGTAACTGAGTCAAACCCGCCTTCTCAAAGAAAAAATAAACCGACGCCGGTTACACCAATTGTTTCAATTAGCCCATTGAATCTGGGTGAGTTTGAATACGTATCGATTCCCAAAAGTTCTGGATTGGGAGATTCTCAAATTGAACTACCTAACGGCGAAATCCTAGCTCTCTCGGCTTATCATCGTGGTGGTGGCCCCGAGATCGTAAAATTTAAACCCGTTGTAGGCAGCGATGGAAAAATAACCTACGAAGATACTCGAACTACACACGGCTACATTGATGCTAGAAATAACGATCCCAAACTTGTATCCTCGGACACAGTGGTCGTTCTGAACTACTATAAAGAATCTAAACATAGAATGACCTTTATTGATCTTAATAATCTGGATTCAAAAGCATTTCAGCATGTGCCATTAGAAAAATACCGTGGCGGGATTGATTTGCTGCCGTTACCTGATCAGCGCATTTTAATTACGCAGAAAGATTTTGGTACGTTTTCTATCCATGACAGATCCAACGGCATCAGCGCTGCTGCATTTAGCGACGTTTATAAATACGCACCTAATAATCCGAAACCGAACACATCATTTCCACGCACGTCACAAACTGAATTATTACCTAATGGTGATCTATTAATCGGCTATGAAATAGACCATGATCACACATACAAAGCAGGATCCCTAAGATCATTTACAATGATCCAACATTGGATCCGCCAATCTGACGGCACATATAAACCTGCGAAAGACTTTGATGTGGCCGAATATCCGGATGATACGCAAAATAATTTCCTCCGAGGTGGTCCTAAGGTAAGGCTTGTTGGAATGAAAATTCTTAAAAATGGAATAGTAGTGACAGCAGAAGAGCCCGGTATTTTGAAAACATGGAAATGGAACCAAAGCTGGACTGAGTTATCTCTTATGGCGACAGAAAAAATCTTCCCAGAAAATGTGGAAGGTAATATCCAAACGTTAGAAGTTTTAGCCGACGGACAAGTCCTTGTAAATACAATACACAAAGAAAACCCAAGATTTCCGGTAATAAGAATTGATCAAAATGGACAGATGACAGTAACAGCAAATCTTCCTGCACTACCAGATAGAAATCATATTTTACCGCTCAGTCACGGTGGATTCTACACTCGATCAATTATGAACGATGCTTGGCTATGGACGCGAAAGCCATAAATCCTGTCCCAGTCAAAAACGATTGATTTACGAGCCGCTGGGCAGGACGTGGCCGCTTTTATTAAAGACCCTGCAGAGCTTGAAGGTTGCAATCAAGAAATATAAGATCCTTAGACATAGGGTGAGGTTATAAAAGAAATATTATTTTGTAAGGAAGTTTTTAAGTCGTAGATCTAGAGTTGGACTTAAGCCTGCACCTTTCCAATGGATTTTATTTTCTTTTGATATAAATAAAATTGTGGGTGTTCCAGATATATTAAACTTACTTGTAAGATCACCTTTTGGGTCTAAACCAGCAGGGATGATATAATTTCTTTCTGCAATGGTTTTTGTGACTAAATTATCATCTTCCAAGCTAGATATCGCCAAGAAATGTTCTTTCAAGTTGGGATTAGACTTAATAAAAGAATTAATGCGTGCCAATTCAACTCGACAGGGGCCACACCAAGTAGCCCAGAATATCAAAACTAGAGGTTTATTGTTAGTTAATTTTTGAGCCTTACCATCAAGGCTCAAAAAGTCTAAGGCAGGAGCTTCTGATCCTTCAATTTTATAATTTTGATAAATATCTGGTACTTTTTTAAGTAATAGAAAAAACAGTAGTAAAATGGATAATGTATTTATAAGGTTATTAAAATTAATTTTCATAGTTTTTTTAACATGGCTAATATATCAACTTCTACTTTCGTAAGAATATCATTTATATTTACATTAGGCAGAAAATTGATCATCTGACTTGGTTTGGTGAACTCAACTATGCATTCATTAGCATTTTTTTGTGTAAAGACTATATTACAGGGTATTAAAAGTGCTACGTCGCTATTTTGTTTGTAGGCTTCATAGGCTAGTTCTGGATGGCAAACTCC
The window above is part of the Deltaproteobacteria bacterium genome. Proteins encoded here:
- a CDS encoding TlpA family protein disulfide reductase, whose translation is MKINFNNLINTLSILLLFFLLLKKVPDIYQNYKIEGSEAPALDFLSLDGKAQKLTNNKPLVLIFWATWCGPCRVELARINSFIKSNPNLKEHFLAISSLEDDNLVTKTIAERNYIIPAGLDPKGDLTSKFNISGTPTILFISKENKIHWKGAGLSPTLDLRLKNFLTK
- a CDS encoding DUF302 domain-containing protein, which encodes MNELAYKKTVTTEVEVTINKLSGLLKEIGFGILTRIDFDQKIKEKLNQNLNKTVILGVCHPELAYEAYKQNSDVALLIPCNIVFTQKNANECIVEFTKPSQMINFLPNVNINDILTKVEVDILAMLKKL